In Micromonospora sp. WMMD980, a single genomic region encodes these proteins:
- a CDS encoding FtsK/SpoIIIE domain-containing protein produces MPEQIDLDELEPVVPAPRPGEPDYYEPRGEQVAITPGTDTGKPVDLPRTSTTFADVSSRYSGPRKPIVPATLRSKAGRHAMVQWALAFAGYTLAYHVTRSPKYLAKTAVFAPWGALRLSGKAIHWTFDLEGFGIRQDAASRNNVQDYLALSRQRDRRVGARAWLAVPGVLLLVVLALLLVFVAPWWAQALAAAVLVPLFAYAGQPIDAPIVDRVFTADRFVRLTATLTRQAILACNVKGIKEPKDIKFLFDISLAGPGHEALVLLPAGVLATDVIDERDRLASGFRLPKTQVWPATVPGEHPGVLSIWIAQKPVSSMKAPAWPLLESGTFDYFTDKFVYGHDERMRPVYYSLAEKNSLFGGIPGSGKTLAARLVMLAAILDPLVVPLAFDLKGSGDLDCFEPLCPDGLHGSGADEGTKAAAMAALEWLLTECDERAPLVRKYAAQGMNTANKVNRRMAEHDARLRPLVAFFDEIQELITDPTHGKRAKFLLTSIVKRDRALGIHLILASQRIDKESIPKGISSNMALRTCLAVTSHTEVNLVLGTGAYSAGARPTEFETGDSTGPKDSGWGYHAGDGPIRPRRSSFVDNPAAERVVQRALEMRQGDKPVEVPRIALRNLLADVRQVWFEGEEAIWSELIVPRLKHLDRDAYGDLTVEVFGAWMARAGVKTESINRRIDSSSTKRATRAGVKLAALEARIAEKTAETIASTDLAEVED; encoded by the coding sequence ATGCCCGAGCAGATCGACCTGGACGAGCTGGAGCCGGTCGTCCCCGCGCCCCGCCCCGGCGAGCCCGACTACTACGAGCCCCGCGGCGAGCAGGTCGCCATCACGCCCGGCACCGACACCGGCAAGCCCGTCGACCTGCCCCGCACCTCCACGACGTTCGCCGACGTCAGCTCGCGGTACAGCGGGCCCCGCAAGCCCATCGTGCCGGCCACCCTGCGCTCCAAGGCGGGCCGGCACGCCATGGTGCAGTGGGCACTCGCCTTCGCCGGCTACACCCTCGCCTACCACGTCACCCGATCCCCGAAGTACCTGGCGAAGACCGCCGTCTTCGCACCCTGGGGGGCGCTGCGGCTGTCCGGCAAGGCCATCCACTGGACGTTCGACCTGGAAGGCTTCGGCATCCGGCAGGACGCCGCCAGCCGCAACAACGTACAGGACTACCTGGCCCTGTCCCGGCAGCGTGACCGGCGCGTGGGCGCCCGCGCCTGGCTGGCCGTGCCTGGGGTGCTGCTGCTGGTCGTGCTGGCGCTGCTGCTGGTGTTCGTCGCGCCGTGGTGGGCGCAGGCCCTCGCCGCGGCCGTCCTGGTGCCGCTGTTCGCGTACGCCGGGCAGCCAATCGACGCGCCGATCGTGGACCGGGTGTTCACCGCTGACAGGTTCGTCCGCCTCACCGCCACCCTGACCCGGCAGGCGATCCTGGCCTGCAACGTCAAGGGCATCAAAGAACCGAAGGACATCAAGTTCCTGTTCGACATCTCTCTCGCCGGCCCCGGCCACGAAGCTCTGGTGCTGCTGCCCGCCGGTGTGCTGGCCACCGACGTCATCGACGAGCGCGACCGCCTCGCCTCCGGGTTCCGGCTGCCGAAGACGCAGGTGTGGCCGGCCACCGTCCCTGGCGAGCACCCCGGCGTACTGTCCATCTGGATCGCCCAGAAGCCTGTGAGCAGCATGAAGGCCCCGGCCTGGCCGCTGCTGGAGAGCGGCACGTTCGACTACTTCACTGACAAGTTCGTCTACGGCCACGACGAGCGGATGCGGCCCGTCTACTACTCCCTGGCCGAGAAGAACTCCCTGTTCGGGGGCATCCCCGGTTCCGGGAAGACCCTTGCGGCGCGGCTGGTCATGCTCGCCGCCATCCTCGACCCGCTGGTCGTGCCGCTGGCGTTCGACCTGAAGGGCTCCGGTGACCTCGACTGCTTCGAGCCGCTGTGCCCGGACGGGCTGCACGGCTCCGGCGCCGACGAGGGCACCAAGGCCGCGGCGATGGCCGCCCTGGAGTGGCTGCTGACCGAGTGCGACGAGCGGGCGCCGCTGGTCCGCAAGTACGCAGCTCAGGGCATGAACACCGCCAACAAGGTCAACCGGCGGATGGCCGAGCACGACGCCCGGCTGCGCCCGCTGGTGGCGTTCTTCGACGAGATCCAGGAACTGATCACCGACCCGACCCACGGCAAGCGGGCGAAGTTCCTGCTCACGTCCATCGTCAAGCGTGACCGGGCGCTCGGCATCCACCTGATCCTCGCCTCGCAGCGCATCGACAAGGAGTCGATCCCGAAGGGCATCAGCAGCAACATGGCCCTGCGGACCTGCCTGGCGGTCACCTCGCACACCGAGGTGAACCTGGTCCTCGGCACCGGTGCGTACTCCGCCGGCGCCCGGCCCACCGAGTTCGAGACGGGCGACTCGACCGGCCCGAAGGACTCCGGGTGGGGCTACCACGCCGGTGACGGGCCGATCCGGCCGCGCCGGTCCAGCTTCGTCGACAACCCGGCGGCCGAGCGGGTCGTGCAACGGGCCCTGGAGATGCGCCAGGGTGACAAGCCGGTCGAGGTGCCGCGTATCGCGCTGCGGAACCTGCTCGCTGACGTCCGGCAGGTGTGGTTCGAGGGCGAGGAGGCGATCTGGTCGGAGCTGATCGTGCCGCGGTTGAAGCATCTCGACCGGGACGCGTACGGCGATCTGACCGTCGAGGTGTTCGGCGCGTGGATGGCTCGGGCCGGGGTGAAGACGGAGAGCATCAACCGGCGGATCGACTCCAGCTCGACCAAGCGGGCCACCCGGGCCGGCGTGAAACTGGCCGCCCTGGAGGCCCGGATCGCCGAGAAAACCGCCGAGACGATCGCCTCAACCGACCTCGCTGAGGTCGAGGACTGA
- a CDS encoding DUF397 domain-containing protein encodes MSDPRFSNTTDPRFAAWEKSPESGGNEGCIYLSVAADGSGDVAVADSKAGADAPIQVYNRAEWTAFLAGAKAGAFDHI; translated from the coding sequence ATGTCCGACCCGCGATTCAGCAACACCACTGACCCGCGCTTCGCCGCGTGGGAGAAGAGCCCGGAGTCCGGCGGCAACGAGGGGTGCATCTACCTCTCGGTGGCGGCCGACGGATCGGGGGACGTGGCCGTGGCCGACAGCAAGGCCGGCGCGGATGCGCCGATCCAGGTCTACAACCGGGCGGAGTGGACGGCGTTCCTGGCCGGGGCGAAGGCCGGGGCGTTCGACCACATCTGA